GCTCACGCCACTGGCCGGGCTGCAGGTTGCCTACCGGAATGCCAGCGAGGCGGGCGCGCACCAGGCGCAGCGTAGGAAAGCCTACGGCCGCCGTCATTTTGCGCACCTGGCGGTTCATGCCCTGCGAAATGGTAATCTGAATCCAGGAAGTAGGAATAGCGGCCCGGAAACGCACAGGCTTGCTCCGGTCCCAGATTTGGGGTTCTTCAGTCAATAATTCTACCTCGGCGGGGGTAGTGAAGCCGGTTTTCAGGTCTACGCCACGGCGCAGGGTTTCCAGCGCTTCGGGCGTGGGAATGCCTTCCACCTGCACCCAATAGGTTTTCGGCACTTTAAAGCGCGGCTCGGAGAGGCGGTGCTGCAGCTGCTTGTCATCGGTGAGCAGCACCAGGCCTTCGGAGTCATAATCCAGGCGGCCTACGGGGTAAATGTTGGGGATATTAACGAAATCCTTGAGCGTGGCGCGGCCATTCTCGTCGGTAAACTGGGTGAGGACTTCGTAGGGTTTGTTGACGAGGATGTAATGCATGGTGCAAAGGTAGCAGGAAGCACGCATCGTAGCGCGCATTGTAGCGCGAAGCTCCGGCTTCGCGCACGAGTGAAGCGAGTGGTCGGAAATGCGCCGCTTGTAACAATGCTTAGGAACTCGCGCTGCTCGTGCGCGAAGCCGGAGCTTCGCGCTACACTACACCCGAGTACTTCCGTATGGCCCATTCCGCCGAAATTAAAGCCAGAATCAGGAAAAACAGCCATTTCATATCGATGAGCTCTTTCAGCTTTTCCTCGGAGTAGATAACCGGCTTGTAGTTAGCCTTCTCAATGTCCTGGGTGAGCTGGGCGAACTGCTGCGGATAGTAAAGGCGCTGGCCGCTGCGGCGGGAGAGCTGGTAGAGCAGGTTATGGTCGGCGCGGGCATCCAGGGCTTCCAGCTGCTGCTCCTGCACCAGCAGCTCGCCGCGGTCCTGCTGGGGCTGGCCGCCCAGCGTGGCGCGGGCGGTGTAGCGGTAGAGGCCGCCGGGCAATGCGCCCAGGTGCAGCGGCGCGCCGTCCTCGGTATTAGTATAGCTGAAGGTGCGCGTCTTCTGCTTTTCGTCGGTGAGGGTAAGGGTGATTTTCTGGTTGTAGATGCGCTCAAATACTGCGTTGTAGGTTTCGATGCCGAACGTCACGTCGTCCTGCGAAGAAAAGGCGTCCTGCGTAGGGTATACATCGAGGCGCTTTTTGTTGGCGTTTTGCGTGAGCAACTGCAGCGTGCGAATAATCATCCGGTCGTAGGCTTCGGGGCGGTCTTCGTGCTCCGTGGCTTCCTGCAGGCGCCACTGCCAGCTGCCATCCGTGAGCAGGGTAGCCTGGCGCTGGGCTGCCGAGCCGCCAAAAACCAGCAGCGGGCGCTGGGTTTTCAGGCGGCCTACCTGCTGAAATAAGGCCACTTCGGCGCCGCCATTCAGGCGCAGACTGCCAAAAGGAACCGGGGCGGGCGAATACGCCGCAAACCGCCGGGCAGCGTCTTCTTCAAAGGAAAAGCGCGCAAATGCTGGGTTGGGCACTGGCGTTACATCATCCGTCTGAGCGCCGCGCGGCTGCACCGTGAGGCCCGCTCCCAAGCGGTTGTAGGCATCAAAATCAGATTGGGCTCCCAGGATATAGAAGGCCGGAATCCGGCGCTGCCGTACCTGGGCCACTACTTCGCTGCCCAGGCCGCCACGGGCCGGGAGCTGGTGCAGAATGGCTACATCATAGTCCTGGGCCTTCAGGGGACTGATGCCGGGCAGGTAGGTAACTAGGTCGAAGTTGTCATTTTGCTGAATGGCGGCGCGCAGGGCTTTCAGGTCGGGGTGGGGGGCGGCGCCGGCCAGCAGCACCTTCAGCTTGCCTTTTACCACATCCACGTAAGCAAATTTGCTGTTGTTGAGCAGGGTAAATTCGCCGGGCTGCTTTTCCACTACCACCTCATAGCGCCGCTTGCCGGGGGCCGGCGCCATCACCAGAAAAGTGGTTTTCTGGCGGCGCTGACCGGCCGGCAGTTTCACCTGCTTGGTTTGCAGCACGCGGCCGTTTTCGCGCAGCTGCACCGTGGCGGTGCTGCCGGCGTAGCCATCGTAGCCAATTTCCGCCTCAACCGGGAAACGGTTGCCGCTGAAGGCTACCCGGTTGTAGTTGAGCGCCGGAATGCTCAAATCTTTCTTAGGCACCGTGTCGCCTACAGCCATGCCGTAAATGGGAAAGCGGTACTCCGAATACTGCGGTGCCCGGCCCTGGTTCACAATGCCATCAGACACCAATACCACGCCGGCCAGGTTGCGGCCTTCATACGCCTCGCTCACGGCGGAAAGCATACCATCCAGATCAGTAGCGGCGGCTGTGAAGCGCAGCGAATCGGGGCGGACGGCGCGTGTGCCGGGGGTAAGCGTCTGGGTTTCGACGGTAAAGCCTTTGGCCTGCAGGTCGGTGGTGAGCTGGCGCAGGCCCTGGGTGGTTTGCTGCAGGAGCGGAGCCGGTGTAAACAGCCCTACCGACTGTGAATTATCCACGGCCAGCACAATGGTGGGCTTCTCGGTGGTGCTGGTGGTGGTTTTGATGAAGGGGGAAAGCAGCAGAAAACACAGCAAGCTCACCACCAGAAAACGCAGGGCCGCCAGCCCGAGATTCAGCGCCCGGCTCCAGGGCGCTTTGGCCGAGTAGAGCAGGGCCGCGTAGCCCGCGCCCACGGCCAGGCACAGCAGAATAAACCAGGGAGAAGCGGCGAAGGATATCAACGGCGGAAATACGTGAAGAGAGCACCAATAACTCCAAAGCAACCGAAACGGTTGCCTGGGCTGATCAGAGGAATAGGATACAGAATAAGGAAGGCAGGCGAAGTTAAGAGTTCTGGAAAGGGATGCTGCGGTTTGTTGCCATCTCTTACAACCGACATGCTCAGCAGGACGGCAAATTGTTGGGCGATATGAGCCAAACGCTGGCGGCGTTTGTTGTGCGAAGGTAGCCGTAGAAAGTACGGCATTAGCCTCTCGCAAACTCATTTCCTCCTGCACATGGACTTACAACTTGACCAAAAAACCGTTCTGGTTACCGCTTCTACCGGCGGCATCGGCCTGGAAATAGCCCGCTCCTTTGCCCGCGAAGGGGCCATAGTTATCATCAACGGCCGCACAGCCGCCAGCGTGCAGCAGGCCATTGCGCAACTGCGGCAGGAGTTTCCTGAAGCCGAACTGCTGCCGCTGGTGGCAGACAATGGCACCGCCGAAGGAGCCGCCCAAACCATACACAAGTACCCGGAGGTGGATGTGCTGGTAAATAACCTGGGTATCTATGAGGCCACCGAGTTCTTTGATACCACCGATGAATCCTGGCTGCGGCTGTTTGAGGTGAACATTATGAGTGGCGTGCGCCTCAGCCGCCATTACCTGCGCGGTATGCTGGCCCGCACCACCGGGCGCATCATCTTCATCAGCAGCGAATCGGCGATGAACCCGGCCCCGGAAATGGCCCACTACAGCGCCACCAAGCTGATGCAGCTTTCCATTTCCCGAAGCCTAGCCGAAATGACGAAAGGCTCCAACGTCACCGTAAATGCCCTGATGCCGGGCTCCACGCATACCCCCGGGGTAGAGGAATTTATCCGACAGGTATTTCCCGATGAAAAAGATTACGCCACGGCGGAGCGGCGCTTTATGGCCGAAAACCGCCCAACCTCCCTTATCAGCCGCCTGATTCAACCCCGGGAAATTGCCGATTTCACCGTATTCGTAGCCAGCCCCCTGGCCGGCGCCATCAACGGAGCCAGCCTGCGCGTAGATGGCGGCATTGTGCGCAGCGCCGTGTAAAAGGAAGGGTGTTAGTTAATATTCCTAACCGTCATGCAGAGCAGAGCGAAGCATCTCGCGTGCTGACTATTTTGGGAAAATAACGGTCATGCTGAGCGGAGTCGAAGCATCTCGCCCGCTTCGTTGCAGTGGTATACCACACTAGCGAGATGCTTCGACTCCGCTCAGCATGACCCGTTCTTTTAGTGTGTATTTCTACTTGGTGTGTATTGCATTTAGATATCTATTACTAAGCCTGCATCACCAAATCTGCGCACTGGCGGGCAATTTCCAGCTCCTCGTTGGTCGGAATCACCAGCACTTTTACGCGGGAGCCCGGGGCCGACAGGTCACGAAGGCCGGGGGAGCGCCGCTGATTTTCGCTGGTTTCCAGCGTGATGCCGAAAAAATCGAGGTTGCGGCAGGTTAGCTCCCGTACGCGGGCGTCGTTTTCGCCTACGCCGCCGGTGAATACAATGGCTTCGGCGCCATTGAGAACCGCCAGAAAACTGCCGATGTATTTCTTGATGCGGTAGGCGTAGAGGTCGTAGGCCAGCCGGGCGCGCTCGTCGCCGTGCTCCAGGGCGTGGGTCACGTCGCGCATGTCGCTGTGGCCGGTGAGACCCAGCATGCCGCTTTCCTTGTTCAGCAGGTTTTGTACCTGGCTGGCGGTGTAGCCCAGGTGCTCGATAAGGTGAAAAATAACGGCCTGGTCGGTGTCGCCGGCTCGGGTGCCCATCACCAAGCCGTTCATGGGGCCAAAGCCCATGCTGGTATCCACGGAATGGCCGGCGGCGGTGGCTGTCATGCTGCAGCCATTGCCCAGGTGAATGGTGATAACGCGCGCCTCCGGGTTTTCTAAATAGCGCAGTGCCTCGCCGGCCACAAACTTATGGCTGGTGCCGTGAAAGCCATAGGCCCGGAAACCGTGCTCGGTGTACAGCTTTTCGGGCAGGGCAAAGCGGTAGGCGTGGGGCGGCAGCGTGTGGTGAAATGCCGTATCGAATACGGCTATTTGCCGGGCCTGCGGAAACAGCTGCTCGGCTACCTCCATGCCCAGCAAATTGGGGGGGTTATGCAGCGGGGCAAGGGAAAACAGCTGCCGGATTTTGTCTTTTACCTCCGCCGTAATGAGCGTAGTGTCGCGGAACTGCTCGCCGCCGTGCACGGCGCGGTGGCCCACCACCGCAATTTCATCCGGGTTCTGGATAACGCCGATTTCAGCATCGGTGAGCAGGCGCATGGCTTCTTCCAGCCCGGCGCGGTGGTCGGGAATGGGGAGGGTGCGCCGTACCGTATGCTCCTGGCCATCTACCAGCGCGTGGTGCGTGAGCAGCCCGTCCGTCAGGCCAATTCGCTCAATCAGGCCCCGGCTAACGGGCTGCTCCTGGGGCCAGCGGAAGAGTTGGTACTTGAGGGAGCTGCTGCCGGAGTTGATAACGAAGATGTTCATAGGGCGGTGAAGGTAAAGACGCGCCCCGAAAGTACGGATGGATGAGTAGTATCTGTAGGCCTGCTCTGCGCAAGCTAATCAACTGCTTATTATCGAGACATTCAACTCTATTAACCAAGACTCACAGGGACATCTCAGCTACAAGGCTAGGGAAGTTTGGTGCTGTGCGTCAACCAACATACATTGCGCAAGATGGCGCTGGCGCTTTGCGAAATAAGAAAATTTCGCCCCAAGAAGTGAGAACTTAAATGGGGATTTTGCGGCTTTTTTAAAATGATAAATAACTTTGTATTTTGAAAAATAATAGACTATTAATTACGATAATAGTATTCTTTGTATTAGTAAATTCCGCCTATTTTTGGGAAGGGCAGCTTAGGATTTTGACTTTTCCAGTCTATTTAATCTTGTTTTTTGTTTATTTATGGCTTATTGTAGTTCTTTTCCGACAGTTTTACTTAGCATATAAGGAAAAGTTTAATACTAGAAAACGACTCTTGATCTTAAGTCTTCTGACATTTGTGATACTTATGACATTCCTCAGGCCTTATGGGTTTATAGACTTTGACAAGTTAGCAGGGGTAGATTTGTTGATTGCAGAAAGAGAAGGTAGTGGAGGTTGTGGAACATCTATAAAATTTAAAGATAATTTTAAGTTTTCTCAAAGAAATGTCTGCTTTGGTGTTGAAGAGATAAGAGGAACTTATAAATTGAAAAACGATACAATTTTCTTTAACAATGAGAAACATTTGAAATTTGGGTTGGTAAAACCATCTTCTTATGAAAAGGATTTAAAATCATTGTATTTATTCACTGAAGCTAATGATACAACTGGATTTGAGCTTGAAATAACAAAAAATGACTTAGTTATGTAGAAAAAATAAAATTCAAAGGTTATTGCAATGAGGGAAAATTCAGAACTTAACGGAAGCCGATACGCAATGCTAGCGGTAATTATAGCAATAGGACTTGTATTGTTTATTATATTTTTAATAAATTTAACTATAAATCCGAACGTAGTGGAAAAGATTAATAATGATATTAATAACTTCTATTTTCCTGTTATAATCGGTATCTTATCTCTTTTTGTATCTGCCAATTACTTTGGTAGGAAAGCAGGTGTTAAAATCAATAAAGATACTAATGCTCAAAGTTCAGGTGGCTTTGTTGCTGCCCTGCAAGTATTAATTATATCAGCATTAACTGTTTCTTTGGCCGAAGTAATTCAGATAAGTTGGATTGAGGGTTTTGACGTCTTTATAGCATTTTATTTCCTGCTGAGAATAGCGGTGGCAATGTTCCTACTAGGCTTTCCTTTTGCATTGCTATTAGGATATGGTTTTGAATATCTACTGATTAAGAAACTGAAAAAGCCATAAACTCGGTTAATTCCCAGAAACGGCTTCTTTACTTCCACCTGATTATTACCCCTGCGCCTGAATAGCCGTCAGCAGCACCGTGTTATAAATATCATCCACGGTACAACCGCGGCTTAAATCATTGACCGGCTTATTCAGCCCCTGCAACATCGGGCCAATAGCCAGCGCGCCTGTTTCGCGCTGCACGGCTTTGTATGTGTTGTTGCCGGTGTTCAGATCGGGGAAGATGAGCACGCTGGCCTGGCCGGCTACCGGCGAGCCGGGGAGCTTCTGCTGGCCGATGGCGGGGTCCACAGCGGCATCGTACTGAATGGGGCCTTCCACTAGCAAATCGGGGCGGAGCTGGTGCACGATTTGCGTAGCCTGGCGCACCTTGTCCACGTCGGCGCCCTCACCGGAAGTGCCGGAGGAGTAGGAGAGCATAGCCACGCGCGGCTCAATGCCAAAGCGCCGACTGCTGTCGGCGGAGGAAATGGCAATTTCGGCCAGCTGCTCGGCGGTGGGGTTGGGGTTCACGGCGCAGTCGCCGAACACGGCCACGCGGTCCGGCAAACACATAAAGAACACCGACGACACCACCGATACGCCCGGCTTGGTTTTGATGAACTGCAAGGCCGGCCGAATGGTGTGCTGCGTGGTGTGCACCGCGCCGGATACCATGCCATCGGCCAGGCCCTTATACACCATCATGGAGCCGAAATACGACACGTCCGTCATCAGGTCGCGGGCCATTTCCAGGGTTACGCCTTTGGCTTTGCGCAGCTCATAGAGGGTTTCGGCGAAGTCGTTGAACAGCTCGGATTTGGTGGGGTCCAGGAGCTGCACACGGGCGGGGTCCAGGGGGCGGCTCAGGCGCTTGGCAGCGGCCATAATCTGCTGCGGGTCGCCGAGGATGGTGAGGTTAACCACGTCCTGCTCCAGCAGGCGGGCGGCGGCGCGCAGAATCCGGTCGTCGTTGCCTTCGGGCAGCACAATGTGCTTGCGCTGGCTGCGGGCCCACTGCAGCAGCTGGTACTGGAACATGTGCGGTGTCATGCCCTCAGGCCGGAACGTGGCCAGCTGATCCAGCAGCGGGGCCGTGTCTACGTAGCGCTCAAAGGTTTGAATAGCCAGCCGGATTTTTTTGGCGTGGCCCGGACCAATGCGCGACTGTATGGCACCCACGCGGGTGGTGGTCAGGAAGGTGCCGGTGTCCACCAGAATAATGGGCACGGTGGTCTGCAGGCCTTCAATCAGGCGCAGCACGGAGTCCTCGGGCATGTAGCCGCTGGTGAGCACCAGCCCCGCCACCTTGGGGTAGTTCGCCGACATATTGGCCTGCAGCGTGCTCAGAATAAGGTCTGATCGGTCGCCGGGGGTTACCACCAGCACGTTCTCCTCTATGCGCCGCAGGAAGTTGGGCACGTGCATGGAGCCGTTAATGAAATGGTCGACGGTGTTGGTGAGCTGCTCTTCGCCAAACAGCAGCTGCCCACCCAGCTGGTCATAAATTTCCTGCATGGAGGGGTTGCGCAGGTCCTTGCTTTCGGGAATTACGGTGAGCAGCGTGTCGGGCGGCAGCTGGTCTTTCACCAGCTGGTGTACTTCCACCACCTGCTCGGGGGCCACGCGGTTGAGTACCAGCGCCAGCACCTGCACCTCCCGGTCGTGAGCGGTGCGCCGGATGGAAAGGGCCGAGTTGACTACCTCTTCCACCGTTTTAGTGACCCCGGAAATCACCAGAATAACCGGAATACTCAGATTACGCGCCACCGACCAGTTAATATCCAGCTCCAGGGCCGTGCTGGTGCCCACAAAGTCGGTGCCCTCCACCACCACAAAGTCATGCTGGGCCTCCATTTTTTTAAATTTATGGATGATGGTATCCAGCAGCTCGCCCTGCTGGCCATTTTCCATCAGGCGCAAGGCTTCGTGGCCGCGGAAGGCAAAGGTATCGGAGTAGGCGAGGGGTAGGTTGAAGTGCTGCAGCACCGTTTCAATGTGCAGGTCGTTCTGATTAGGGGTAACGGGAGTAATAATCGGCTTGAAATAGCCCACTTTCTGCGCCTTACCCAGCAGCAGGTTCACCAGTCCCAGCGTCACTACCGATTTGCCACTGTACGGCTCCGCCGTTGCAATAAATACTGCCTTGCTCATATGCTTCAGTCCGGTTGCGTGTGGTAGCAACTACGGAGAAGCGCAAGTTAGGTGGTAGGCAGGCTATGGACGATCTGAAAAAGAAGCTGTGGAATAAAAGTTATTAGCTAGAAAAGCTAGTTCCCCTCCTCAGCTGAGGAGGGGAACTAGCTTTTCTAGCTAATTTGATATCCTTACGTCAGCATGCCGCCATCTACCTGCAGCACCTGTCCGGTAATGTAGGAAGAGTTGTCTGAGGCCAGGAAAGCCGTGGCTTTGGCCACATCCTCAGGCGAGCCGCCGCGCTTCAGCGGAATAGCCTTGCGCCATTCATCCACCTGCTTGGGGTCCAGGGCATCGGTCATTTCGGTTTCAATGAAACCGGGCGCAATGGCGTTGCAGCGGATGTTGCGTGAGCCCAGCTCCAGGGCCACCGATTTGGTGAAGCCAATGATGCCCGCTTTCGAAGCGGCGTAGTTGCTCTGGCCGGCGTTGCCTTTAATGCCCACTACGGAGGTCATATTGATGATGGAGCCGGCTTTGGCACGCATCATGGGCTTGGTAGCGGCCTTAGTCAGGTTGAATACGGACTTCAGGTTCACGGCCAGCACCTGGTCCCACTGCTGCTCGCTCATGCGCATCAGCAGGCCATCCTGCGTAATACCGGCGTTGTTCACCAGAATATCCAGCTTGCCAAACTCCGCTACCACATCTTCCACCAGCTTTTCGGCTTGGGCGTAATCGGAGGCGTCGGAGCGGAAGCCTTTCACTTTGGTGCCGTACGCGCCGAGCTCCTGCTCCAGCTGCTGGCCCTTCTCCACGCTGGAGAGGTACGTGAAAGCTACCTGAGCGCCCAGCTGGGCAAAATGCACCGCAATGGCGCGGCCAATACCTTTAGATGCACCCGTAATGAGGGCTACTTTTCCGTCGAGCAGTTTTGTCATGGGGACGAAGGTAGGCGAAGCCGCAAAACCCGGCAAGCCTGAGCAGGTATCGGCCCCAATTTTCTGCAATCGGGAAAAACTAAGAATGGTTAAGCTAGAGCTAGAAGCTAGTTCCCCTCCTCAGCTGAGGAGGGGCTAGGGGTGGTTGAAGAACTAGAGTTAGATAATTAGAACTAGTTGGTCGTTCAACAAGTGGTCAACCACCCCTAACCCCTCCTCAGTTGAGGAGGGGAACTAGTCTTTTAATTCTAATATACACGTGCATATCGTTCTGAATGCACCGCTCGGTATAATAGGCCGCGTTTAGCGCTCTAATCCTTCACATACTTGCGCAGGCTCTTAGCGGCGGCCGGGTTTAAGGCGGCGGCGCGCTGCAGGTCTTTCTTGGCTTCTTTGGGTTTGTTAATGGAGGCATAGGAAATGCCACGGTATTCAAAGGCATCGGCGTAAGCAGAGTCCAGGGCAATGGCCTTGGTGAAATCCGGAATAGCACTGCGGAAATTCTGGGTCTGCATTTTGGCCACGCCCCGCCCAAAAAGGGCTTCTTTATCGTCGGGCCGATATTTCAGGGCCTTGGTAAAGTCGCTGATGGCGGGCGTGTAGGCTTCCGTTTTCAGGCGGGCCAGACCCCGGTTGTAGTACGCTTCGGCGTTGGTGGGCTTCAGGCGCAACGCCGAGTTGTAATCCAGAATGGCCGTTTTGTAATCCTTGAGCTCAATCCGGGCTTTGGCCCGCTCCATCAGCGCATCGGCATTGCGCGGATTGGTTTTCAGGGATGCGTCTGCCGCCTTCACCTGGGCTTTGTAATCGGCATTAGTCAGCTTTTTGGCTACCGGTGCCGCTGGCGTAGCCGGGGCCGGTGTAGTAACAGCACCCAGCACGGCGTCCTGCGCAGAAGAATCCGTAGAAGGAGCAGTTACGGACGTAGTGGAAGAAGCAGGGGAGGAAGCCACTGCCCCCGGCGACTCATTTTCCTTGGGCGCGGTGGCACATTGGGTAATAAAACCCAGCAGCGAAGCCCCCAGGCAATAACGTAGTAATACTTTTTTCATGGGTAAAATATTGCGGATGAAGCAAATGATGGAAGAAAGCGTAACGCTTTTCCTTACGGAAGGCACCGCTTTCCGGTCGATTTTCTGCCAACTTTACACGCATACGGTGCGCTCCTAAGTCCTTACCTTCGCCCGGTAAGCCTATTTCATGCTCGAAACCGATATCTGTATTCTGGGCGCCGGGCCGGGTGGCGCCTCGGCCGCCATTCACCTGGCCAATGCCGGGCAGCGTTGCCTGCTGCTGGACCGTGCTACCTTCCCCCGCGACAAAGTGTGCGGCGATGCCCTCAGCGGCAAAGTATTATCGGAGCTGCGCCGCCTGGGCCTGGACTTGCCCGCCCGCCTGGAAGCTGCTCCCATACAGCTGCCCAGCTGGGGCATCGATTTCTACGCGCCCAACGGCCGCCGCCTGGCCGTGCCCTTCCGGCCCCGCTATAACTCCCGTACCGACCAGGCCGCCGGCCACATTGCCAAGCGCCTCGATTTCGATAATTTTCTAATTGAAGAAGTGCGCCGCCGCCCCGAAATTAACCTGCGCGAAGGTGTAGATGTAGCCCAGCACGAACAGCAGCCCGATGGCCGCTGGCTGCTGAAAGCTACCGATGGCACACCTATAGCCTTAACGAAATTGCTGCTCGTCGCCAACGGCGCCCAGTCAGCGTTTGCGCGCCAGATTGGCGGCCACCAGCTGGAGCCCAACCACCACTGTGCCGGTCTGCGCGCCTACTACCGCGGCGTGCAGGGCCTGCACCCCGATAATTTCATTGAGCTGCACTTCATCAAGGATTTTCTGCCCGGCTACCTCTGGGTATTTCCGCTGCCGAACGGCGAGGCAAACGTGGGCGTGGGCATGCTCACCAGCGCCGTATCGAAGAAAAAAGTAAACCTGCGCGAGCGGCTGGCCGACATGCTGGCCACCCACCCCGTGCTAAAAGAACGGTTTGCCACTGCCGAGCGCCTGGGGCCGGTGCGCGGCTTTGGCCTGCCGCTGGGCTCCAAGCGCCGCTCCTTGTCCGGTGCGGGCTACCTACTGCTCGGCGACGCGGGCTCCCTTATCGACCCTTTCAGCGGCGAAGGTATCAGTCACGCCATGGTGAGCGGCCGCCACGCCGCCGACTGGGCCACCAAAGCCTTAGTGGCCGGGAATACCTCCGCCGAGTTTCTGAAGCAGTACGATGCGGCCGTGTACCGCCGCCTGTGGCAGGAGCTGCGCCTGAGCCGCACCATGCAGCGCCTGCTGCAATTCCCCAGCCTGTTCAACTTTGTGGCCAACCGCGCTGCCAATAATCCTACCCTGGCCGAAACTCTGTCCAGCATGTTCATGGATATCGACCTGCGGGAGCGTCTGCGCCAGCCTGGCTTCTATATGAAGCTGCTGTTTGGCCGGTAAAGAGTAAGCGTGTCCTTGCAAGGCACCCTGTGTCCTTGCAAGGACGAAGGACGAAGCAATCCGTCCCCTGCGAAGTAGGAAACTCTCTTTCACCAGAAAGCCCTTGACGTGAGGTACGTCAAGGGCTTTACACATTTCAGGGGTTTCTACATTTCAGAGGACGGATTGCTTCGCTTCGCTCGCAAAGACACTCGTCGGCTGAATTACTTCTTGCCGTATT
The Hymenobacter sp. DG25B genome window above contains:
- a CDS encoding NAD(P)/FAD-dependent oxidoreductase, producing the protein MLETDICILGAGPGGASAAIHLANAGQRCLLLDRATFPRDKVCGDALSGKVLSELRRLGLDLPARLEAAPIQLPSWGIDFYAPNGRRLAVPFRPRYNSRTDQAAGHIAKRLDFDNFLIEEVRRRPEINLREGVDVAQHEQQPDGRWLLKATDGTPIALTKLLLVANGAQSAFARQIGGHQLEPNHHCAGLRAYYRGVQGLHPDNFIELHFIKDFLPGYLWVFPLPNGEANVGVGMLTSAVSKKKVNLRERLADMLATHPVLKERFATAERLGPVRGFGLPLGSKRRSLSGAGYLLLGDAGSLIDPFSGEGISHAMVSGRHAADWATKALVAGNTSAEFLKQYDAAVYRRLWQELRLSRTMQRLLQFPSLFNFVANRAANNPTLAETLSSMFMDIDLRERLRQPGFYMKLLFGR